In the Qipengyuania pelagi genome, one interval contains:
- the rpsM gene encoding 30S ribosomal protein S13 has translation MARIAGVNIPTNKRVIIALTYIHGIGRTTAVEIADKLGIDHSRRVQDLTDEEVLRIRETIDEDHRVEGDLRRETAMNIKRLMDLRSYRGLRHRAGLPVRGQRTHTNARTRKGKAKPIAGKKK, from the coding sequence GTGGCTCGTATTGCCGGGGTGAATATCCCCACCAACAAGCGCGTGATCATCGCGCTCACCTATATCCACGGTATCGGCCGGACCACGGCCGTCGAGATCGCCGACAAGCTCGGCATCGACCATTCGCGCCGCGTGCAGGACCTCACCGATGAGGAAGTGCTGCGCATCCGCGAAACGATCGACGAAGATCACCGGGTCGAGGGCGACCTTCGCCGCGAAACCGCGATGAACATCAAGCGCCTGATGGATCTGCGTTCCTATCGCGGCCTGCGTCATCGTGCGGGTCTGCCCGTGCGCGGCCAGCGCACCCACACCAACGCCCGCACCCGCAAGGGCAAGGCCAAGCCGATCGCCGGCAAGAAGAAGTAA
- a CDS encoding SRPBCC family protein, whose amino-acid sequence MRHITAFAALAATLLASAGPLNAEVVSTTPTGFVTRDTAQIAAPPMAVWLALTKPADWWNDEHTWSGDAANLTLTPQAGGCFCETIPGGDASNASAMDGSALHATVVQAFPLKVLRLRGGLGPLQGEPAEGVLTITLKEIPGGTRVLWEYNVGGPMRFEIPVISAAVDQVMSQQLAGLRSRLGALPGTSAPAVSDPEPVVDDPADEAEPSAFDEQFGDLDMEE is encoded by the coding sequence ATGCGACATATCACAGCTTTCGCCGCATTGGCCGCGACGCTTCTGGCGTCCGCCGGACCGCTGAACGCCGAGGTCGTCTCGACCACACCGACAGGGTTCGTCACGCGCGACACCGCGCAGATCGCGGCGCCTCCGATGGCGGTATGGCTCGCGCTGACGAAGCCCGCCGACTGGTGGAACGACGAGCACACCTGGTCGGGCGATGCCGCCAACCTCACCCTGACGCCCCAGGCGGGCGGCTGTTTCTGCGAGACGATCCCCGGCGGCGATGCGAGCAACGCATCGGCGATGGATGGCAGCGCGCTTCATGCGACGGTGGTGCAGGCCTTCCCGCTCAAGGTCCTGCGCCTGCGCGGAGGGCTGGGGCCACTCCAAGGCGAACCGGCTGAGGGCGTCCTGACGATCACGCTCAAGGAAATCCCCGGCGGCACCCGCGTGTTGTGGGAGTATAATGTCGGCGGCCCCATGCGGTTCGAGATTCCCGTGATTTCCGCCGCCGTGGATCAGGTGATGAGCCAGCAGCTCGCCGGATTGCGCAGCCGTCTTGGCGCGCTGCCCGGCACTTCGGCTCCGGCTGTATCGGACCCCGAACCGGTGGTGGATGACCCGGCGGACGAGGCCGAGCCCTCCGCCTTCGACGAGCAGTTCGGCGATCTCGACATGGAAGAATAG
- the rpmD gene encoding 50S ribosomal protein L30: MADKKTITIKQIGSPLRRPESQRKILIGLGLNKMHKTVTRQDTPEVRGAIAKVPHLVAIVD; this comes from the coding sequence ATGGCTGACAAAAAAACCATCACCATCAAGCAGATCGGTTCGCCGCTGCGTCGGCCCGAGAGCCAGCGCAAGATCCTGATCGGCCTGGGCCTCAACAAGATGCACAAGACCGTGACCCGCCAGGACACCCCCGAGGTGCGCGGCGCGATCGCCAAGGTCCCGCATCTGGTCGCTATCGTCGACTGA
- the rplR gene encoding 50S ribosomal protein L18, producing MAKLSLFERRRRRVRTALRNRAGGKPRLSVHRTGKHIYAQIIDDAAGKTVAAASTLGASGSGANVDAAQKVGKDIAAAAKKAGVTTVVFDRGGFLFHGRVKALADAAREGGLEF from the coding sequence ATGGCCAAGCTTTCCCTCTTCGAACGCCGTCGCCGCCGTGTCCGCACGGCGCTCCGCAACCGTGCGGGCGGCAAGCCGCGTCTTTCGGTGCACCGCACCGGCAAGCACATCTACGCGCAGATCATCGACGATGCCGCCGGCAAGACCGTCGCCGCAGCCTCCACGCTGGGCGCCTCGGGTTCGGGTGCCAATGTCGATGCCGCGCAGAAGGTCGGCAAGGACATCGCCGCCGCCGCCAAGAAGGCCGGCGTGACCACCGTCGTGTTCGACCGCGGTGGCTTCCTGTTCCATGGCCGCGTCAAGGCGCTGGCCGATGCCGCCCGTGAAGGCGGGCTGGAGTTCTGA
- the rpsK gene encoding 30S ribosomal protein S11: MAREPGRIRRRDKKNITSGVAHINASFNNTMITITDAQGNAISWSSAGMMGFKGSRKSTPYAAQVAADDAGKKAAEHGVRTLEVEVKGPGSGRESALRGLAAVGFTITSIRDVTPIPHNGVRPSKRRRV, encoded by the coding sequence ATGGCACGCGAACCCGGCCGGATCAGGCGGCGCGACAAGAAGAATATCACGAGCGGCGTCGCGCACATCAACGCCAGCTTCAACAACACGATGATCACCATCACCGACGCTCAGGGCAATGCGATCAGCTGGTCCAGCGCGGGGATGATGGGCTTCAAGGGCAGCCGCAAGTCGACGCCCTATGCCGCCCAGGTCGCCGCCGACGATGCCGGCAAGAAGGCCGCCGAACACGGCGTCCGCACGCTGGAAGTCGAAGTGAAGGGCCCGGGTTCGGGCCGCGAGAGCGCGCTGCGCGGTCTCGCCGCGGTGGGCTTCACGATCACCTCGATCCGCGACGTGACGCCGATCCCGCACAATGGCGTGCGGCCTTCCAAGCGCCGCCGCGTCTGA
- the rpsE gene encoding 30S ribosomal protein S5 gives MMADENKTPEDNAAPAVADTPEVAKAKADAGVATAETEHAVTNEQPAVADTPSEAADNQSPAQGAEGQPRQRGGRGGGDRGGRDGGGRGRGRGRDDRRGGRREEEDDGIIEKLVHINRVSKTVKGGKRFGFAALVVVGDGSGRVGFGKGKAREVPEAISKATAAARKHMIRVPLKDGRTLHHDGNGRFGAGKVTVRTAPAGTGIIAGGPMRAVFESLGVADVVTKSVGTSNPYNMIRATFDALQDQTSPKSVAQRRGKKIADLLGRGGSNEAEAQADAAALVE, from the coding sequence ATTATGGCCGACGAGAACAAGACCCCCGAAGACAATGCGGCTCCCGCCGTGGCGGACACGCCCGAAGTCGCGAAGGCCAAGGCTGACGCCGGTGTCGCGACTGCGGAAACCGAACACGCCGTGACCAACGAGCAGCCCGCCGTGGCCGATACGCCGTCCGAAGCTGCCGACAACCAGTCGCCCGCTCAGGGCGCCGAAGGCCAGCCGCGTCAGCGTGGTGGCCGTGGCGGCGGCGATCGCGGCGGACGTGATGGTGGTGGCCGTGGTCGTGGTCGTGGTCGCGACGATCGTCGCGGCGGACGACGCGAGGAAGAAGACGACGGCATCATTGAGAAGCTCGTCCACATCAACCGCGTCTCCAAGACCGTGAAGGGCGGCAAGCGCTTCGGTTTCGCAGCGCTGGTCGTGGTCGGTGACGGCTCGGGCCGCGTCGGTTTCGGCAAGGGCAAGGCCCGCGAAGTGCCGGAAGCGATCAGCAAGGCGACCGCCGCTGCGCGCAAGCACATGATCCGCGTTCCGTTGAAGGACGGCCGCACCCTCCACCATGACGGCAATGGCCGTTTCGGTGCAGGTAAGGTGACCGTGCGTACGGCTCCGGCAGGTACCGGCATCATCGCCGGTGGTCCGATGCGCGCCGTGTTCGAAAGCCTTGGCGTCGCCGACGTGGTGACCAAGTCGGTCGGCACGTCCAATCCCTACAACATGATCCGTGCGACCTTCGATGCGCTGCAGGACCAGACGTCGCCGAAATCGGTGGCGCAGCGTCGCGGCAAGAAGATCGCCGACCTCCTCGGTCGCGGTGGATCGAACGAGGCCGAGGCGCAAGCCGACGCCGCGGCTCTTGTGGAGTAA
- the rplF gene encoding 50S ribosomal protein L6 has protein sequence MSRIGKRPVAIPSGVTANIDGKTLSVKGPKGTLTMGLSDLIDYKVEDEGISVQPANDTQKARAFWGMQRTMVSNLVEGVTEGFSKTLQISGVGYRASTQGSKLKLQLGYSHDVDLDVPEGLDVKTPDQTTIIVSGIDKQKVGQFAAEIRRWRKPEPYKGKGIKYQGEYIFRKEGKKK, from the coding sequence ATGAGCCGCATCGGTAAACGTCCGGTGGCGATCCCCAGCGGGGTCACTGCCAATATCGACGGCAAGACGCTGTCGGTGAAGGGCCCCAAGGGCACTCTCACCATGGGTCTTTCCGACCTCATCGACTACAAGGTCGAGGACGAGGGCATCTCGGTCCAGCCCGCGAACGATACGCAGAAGGCGCGCGCTTTCTGGGGTATGCAGCGCACGATGGTTTCGAACCTGGTCGAAGGCGTCACGGAAGGCTTTTCCAAGACGCTGCAGATCTCGGGTGTCGGCTATCGCGCCTCGACGCAGGGCAGCAAGCTCAAGCTTCAGCTCGGCTATTCGCATGACGTCGATCTCGACGTTCCCGAAGGTCTGGATGTGAAGACGCCCGACCAGACGACGATCATCGTCTCGGGCATCGACAAGCAGAAGGTCGGCCAGTTCGCCGCAGAAATCCGCCGCTGGCGCAAGCCCGAACCCTACAAGGGCAAGGGTATCAAGTACCAGGGCGAGTATATCTTCCGCAAGGAAGGGAAGAAGAAGTAA
- the rplO gene encoding 50S ribosomal protein L15, which yields MKLNDIRDNPGARKERMRVGRGIGSGKGKTGGRGQKGQKSRSGVAIKGFEGGQMPLHMRLPKRGFNNPFGKDFAEVNLGMVQKFIDAGKLDAKATLDHETLKAAGLARGGKDGVRLLGKGELTAKVAFKVAGASKGAIEAVEKAGGSVEVIAAKQPEHEKKAARTEANKAKKAK from the coding sequence ATGAAACTGAATGATATCCGCGACAATCCCGGCGCCCGTAAAGAGCGTATGCGCGTGGGCCGTGGCATCGGCTCGGGCAAGGGCAAGACCGGCGGACGTGGCCAGAAGGGCCAGAAGAGCCGTTCGGGCGTCGCCATCAAGGGCTTCGAAGGCGGCCAGATGCCGCTTCACATGCGCCTGCCGAAGCGCGGCTTCAACAATCCGTTCGGCAAGGATTTCGCCGAAGTGAACCTCGGCATGGTCCAGAAGTTCATCGATGCGGGCAAGCTCGACGCCAAGGCGACGCTCGACCACGAAACGCTGAAGGCCGCTGGCCTTGCCCGTGGCGGCAAGGATGGCGTGCGCCTCCTCGGCAAGGGCGAGCTGACCGCGAAGGTCGCGTTCAAGGTCGCCGGTGCGTCGAAGGGCGCGATCGAAGCGGTCGAGAAGGCCGGCGGTTCGGTCGAGGTGATCGCTGCCAAGCAGCCGGAGCACGAGAAGAAAGCCGCTCGCACCGAAGCGAACAAGGCCAAGAAGGCCAAGTAA
- a CDS encoding adenylate kinase produces the protein MDIILLGPPGAGKGTQAHRLVEHHGMRQLSTGDMLRGAVSAGTPVGIKAKAIMDRGELVSDDIVSELIDAELAAMGSETGAIFDGYPRTEAQARMLDEILERHGRKLDHVIELGVNEEALVERITGRFTCAKCGEGYHDVFKQPETEGVCDKCGSTEFKRRPDDNEETVRHRMQVYRSETAPILPGYEKRGIVSRIDGMASIADVTHAIDSILA, from the coding sequence ATGGACATCATCCTTCTTGGCCCTCCGGGTGCGGGCAAGGGCACCCAGGCTCATCGTCTGGTCGAGCATCACGGTATGCGCCAGCTTTCGACCGGGGACATGCTGCGCGGCGCCGTCAGCGCGGGCACGCCGGTGGGCATCAAGGCCAAGGCGATCATGGATCGCGGCGAGCTCGTGTCCGACGATATCGTCAGCGAGCTGATCGATGCCGAACTCGCCGCGATGGGCAGCGAGACCGGCGCGATCTTCGACGGGTATCCCCGCACCGAAGCGCAGGCCCGGATGCTCGACGAAATCCTCGAACGGCACGGCCGCAAGCTCGACCATGTCATCGAACTGGGCGTGAACGAGGAGGCGCTTGTCGAGCGCATTACGGGCCGCTTCACCTGCGCCAAGTGCGGCGAAGGCTATCACGACGTCTTCAAACAGCCCGAGACGGAAGGCGTGTGCGACAAGTGCGGCAGCACCGAGTTCAAGCGCCGCCCCGACGATAACGAAGAGACCGTGCGCCACCGGATGCAGGTCTATCGCTCCGAGACCGCGCCGATCCTGCCCGGCTACGAAAAGCGCGGGATCGTCAGCCGGATCGACGGGATGGCCAGCATTGCGGACGTGACTCACGCGATCGATTCGATCCTGGCCTAG
- the gdhA gene encoding NADP-specific glutamate dehydrogenase, whose translation MPQTDQRDTAPDFDKLMDELRERNPGQDEFVQAVGEVARDVFDWIADKPEYTDAQILRRLTEPDRIVSFRVCWEDDDHRIRVERGWRVQNNNAIGPYKGGLRFHPSVTESVLKFLAFEQTFKNALTGLPLGGGKGGSSFDPKGKSDAEIMRFCQSFMTELYRHIGPHTDVPAGDIGVGSREIGYLFGQYKRIVNRWEGAITGKGLGWGGSELRPEATGFGAVYFLRRMLDHAGDSLEGKSVVLSGAGNVALHAAQKLIESGAKVLTLSDSDGFIHDADGIDQGKLDWIKALKQERRGRIKEYVEEYPDAEYHGDGAQPWDVDCDIAMPCATQNEIDEDDAKALIDHDVLAVVEGANMPTTHAAARAIRDAGILFAPAKAANAGGVAVSGLEMSQNAERVSWNHEKLDNQLTDLMAEIHDKCVEHGADKDGKVDYARGANIAGFEKVAGAMLAFGVV comes from the coding sequence ATGCCGCAGACTGACCAGCGCGATACCGCGCCGGACTTCGACAAACTCATGGACGAGCTGCGCGAGCGCAACCCAGGGCAGGACGAATTCGTCCAGGCCGTGGGCGAAGTGGCGCGCGACGTGTTCGACTGGATCGCCGACAAGCCCGAATATACCGACGCCCAGATCCTGCGCCGCCTGACCGAGCCAGACCGGATCGTCAGCTTCCGCGTATGCTGGGAAGACGACGATCATCGTATTCGCGTCGAACGCGGTTGGCGGGTGCAGAACAACAACGCCATCGGTCCCTACAAGGGCGGGCTACGCTTCCACCCGAGCGTGACCGAAAGCGTCCTCAAATTCCTCGCTTTCGAACAGACCTTCAAGAATGCGCTCACCGGCCTGCCGCTGGGCGGAGGTAAGGGCGGATCGAGCTTCGACCCCAAAGGCAAGTCCGATGCCGAGATCATGCGCTTCTGCCAGAGCTTCATGACCGAACTCTATCGCCATATCGGGCCGCACACCGATGTGCCCGCAGGCGATATCGGCGTCGGCAGTCGCGAGATCGGATACCTGTTCGGCCAGTACAAACGGATCGTGAACCGCTGGGAAGGCGCGATCACGGGCAAGGGGTTGGGATGGGGCGGGTCGGAACTGCGCCCCGAGGCGACCGGGTTCGGCGCGGTCTACTTCCTGCGCCGGATGCTCGACCATGCGGGCGACTCGCTGGAGGGCAAGTCGGTCGTCCTGTCGGGGGCCGGCAATGTCGCGCTCCACGCAGCGCAGAAGCTGATCGAAAGCGGAGCGAAGGTGCTGACCCTGTCGGATTCGGACGGGTTCATTCATGACGCCGACGGAATCGATCAGGGCAAGCTCGACTGGATCAAGGCGCTGAAGCAGGAGCGGCGCGGGCGGATCAAGGAATATGTCGAGGAATATCCCGATGCCGAATACCATGGCGACGGGGCGCAACCCTGGGATGTCGATTGCGACATCGCGATGCCCTGCGCCACGCAGAACGAGATCGACGAGGACGATGCGAAAGCGCTGATCGATCACGATGTCCTCGCCGTGGTGGAGGGCGCGAATATGCCGACCACCCATGCGGCCGCGCGCGCCATCCGCGATGCGGGCATCCTCTTCGCCCCGGCCAAGGCGGCGAATGCGGGCGGGGTGGCGGTGTCGGGCCTGGAAATGAGCCAGAACGCCGAACGCGTGAGCTGGAACCACGAGAAGCTCGATAACCAGCTGACCGACCTGATGGCCGAAATCCACGACAAATGCGTCGAGCATGGCGCGGATAAGGACGGCAAAGTCGATTACGCGCGCGGCGCCAATATCGCGGGCTTCGAAAAGGTCGCGGGCGCGATGCTGGCTTTCGGGGTGGTGTGA
- the rpsN gene encoding 30S ribosomal protein S14 has protein sequence MAKLSSINKNEKRKKLVKQYAAKYEKLKAIADDKSADESDRLMARLKMAELPRNANPTRVRNRCSTTGRPRGYYRKFGINRIELRDLGNKGLIPGLTKSSW, from the coding sequence ATGGCGAAACTGAGTTCGATCAATAAGAACGAGAAGCGCAAGAAGCTCGTCAAGCAGTATGCTGCGAAGTACGAGAAGCTGAAGGCGATCGCGGACGACAAGTCGGCCGACGAGAGCGATCGGCTGATGGCGCGCCTGAAGATGGCGGAACTGCCGCGCAATGCGAACCCCACGCGCGTGCGCAACCGCTGCTCCACCACCGGCCGCCCGCGCGGCTATTACCGCAAGTTCGGCATCAACCGCATCGAGCTGCGGGATCTTGGCAATAAAGGCCTGATCCCCGGCCTGACCAAGTCGAGCTGGTGA
- the rpsH gene encoding 30S ribosomal protein S8 has product MALTDPLGDMLTRIRNGQQAKKDSVLSPASKLRANVLEVLQREGYIRGYSEDDSGKHKALRIELKYFEGEPAIKHVARVSKPGRRVYSGSKDLPNVRNGLGITIVSTPRGVLSDNEARSENVGGEVLAEVF; this is encoded by the coding sequence ATGGCATTGACCGATCCCCTGGGTGATATGCTCACCCGTATCCGCAACGGCCAGCAGGCGAAGAAGGACAGCGTCCTCTCGCCCGCCAGCAAGCTGCGCGCGAACGTCCTGGAAGTGCTCCAGCGCGAAGGCTACATCCGTGGCTACAGCGAAGACGACAGCGGCAAGCACAAGGCGCTGCGGATCGAACTGAAGTATTTCGAGGGCGAGCCTGCGATCAAGCACGTCGCCCGCGTCTCCAAGCCGGGCCGCCGCGTCTATTCGGGGTCGAAGGACCTTCCGAACGTGCGCAACGGCCTTGGCATCACCATCGTCTCGACCCCGCGCGGCGTGCTTTCGGACAACGAAGCGCGTAGCGAGAATGTCGGCGGCGAAGTGCTGGCGGAGGTGTTCTGA
- the secY gene encoding preprotein translocase subunit SecY, protein MASRADNIASNLSLANFSKATELRQRIWFTIGALIVFRFLSFVPLPGVNPLVLQSLADTARGGILDMFNMFTGGSLERMSLIALGVMPYITASIVIQLAAALHPSLAALKKEGTTGRQKLNQYTRYGTVLLCTVQGWFLAAGLESYGAQSGIQAVVDPGYMFRIGAVISLVGGTMFLLWLGEQITSRGIGNGVSLIIMAGIVAQFPSFAGNLFEGGRTGSISPGIIIGFIAMIVILILVISFVERAQRRLLIQYPKRATQRGMMQADRSHLPLKLNTAGVIPPIFASSLLLLPLTITQFAGNSLDTNSTTGAWLQTLLQYLQHGQPIYMTLYAAGIVFFCFFYTAVVFNPEETAENLKKNGGFIPGIRPGKRTEEYLDYVLTRITVVGAIYLALVCVIPEYMIAQTGIPLFLGGTSLLIVVNVTVDTISQIQSHLLAHQYGDLIKKAKLKGRMR, encoded by the coding sequence ATGGCATCACGCGCCGATAATATCGCGAGCAATCTGAGCCTCGCCAATTTCTCCAAGGCCACCGAACTGCGCCAGCGTATCTGGTTCACGATCGGGGCCCTGATCGTCTTCCGTTTCCTGAGCTTCGTGCCGCTGCCGGGTGTCAATCCGCTGGTGCTGCAATCGCTCGCCGATACGGCGCGCGGCGGCATCCTCGACATGTTCAACATGTTCACCGGCGGCAGCCTCGAACGCATGAGCCTGATCGCATTGGGCGTGATGCCCTACATCACCGCCTCGATCGTGATCCAGCTCGCCGCGGCCCTCCACCCCTCGCTCGCCGCCCTCAAGAAGGAAGGCACGACCGGACGGCAGAAGCTGAACCAATATACCCGCTACGGCACGGTGCTGCTGTGCACGGTGCAGGGCTGGTTCCTCGCCGCGGGTCTCGAAAGCTACGGCGCGCAGAGCGGTATCCAGGCGGTGGTCGATCCCGGCTACATGTTCCGCATCGGTGCGGTCATCAGCCTTGTCGGGGGCACCATGTTCCTGTTGTGGCTGGGTGAGCAGATCACCAGCCGCGGCATCGGCAACGGTGTGTCGCTCATCATCATGGCGGGCATCGTCGCCCAGTTCCCGAGCTTTGCGGGCAATCTGTTCGAAGGCGGTCGCACGGGCTCGATCTCGCCCGGCATCATCATCGGCTTCATCGCCATGATCGTGATCCTGATCCTCGTCATCAGCTTCGTGGAGCGGGCGCAGCGGCGCCTGCTGATCCAGTATCCCAAGCGCGCCACGCAGCGCGGGATGATGCAGGCCGATCGCAGCCACCTGCCGCTGAAGCTCAACACCGCAGGCGTGATCCCGCCGATCTTCGCCAGCTCGCTGCTGCTGCTTCCGCTCACGATCACGCAGTTCGCGGGCAATTCGCTCGATACGAACAGCACGACCGGGGCGTGGTTGCAGACCCTGCTGCAATATCTCCAGCATGGCCAGCCGATCTACATGACGCTCTATGCGGCGGGGATCGTCTTCTTCTGCTTCTTCTACACCGCGGTGGTCTTCAACCCCGAGGAAACGGCGGAGAACCTGAAGAAGAATGGCGGGTTCATCCCCGGCATCCGTCCGGGCAAGCGGACCGAGGAATATCTCGATTACGTGCTGACGCGCATCACCGTGGTCGGAGCGATCTATCTCGCGCTGGTCTGCGTCATCCCCGAATACATGATCGCGCAGACGGGCATTCCGCTGTTCCTTGGCGGGACCAGCCTGCTGATCGTCGTGAACGTCACGGTCGACACGATCAGCCAGATCCAGTCGCACCTGCTGGCCCACCAGTATGGCGATCTGATCAAGAAGGCCAAGTTGAAAGGCCGGATGCGCTAG